ATGAATAATAATCTCGTAACAAAATCAAATGCCGTAATACAAGCGTCATATAAGTTGAATCTAAATGAGCAGAGAATTCTACTCTCATGCATCTCACAAAATGACTCAAGAGAATCTCTTAAAGAGAACCAGGAGTTAAGCCTCTCAGCCCAAGACTACTCGAAACTGTTCGGCCTAGAGCTTAAACATGCTTATCAAGAAATCAGGGATGCATCTGACAACCTTTTCGAGAGACACCTTTGGTTAACAGCAAAGAATGGTGACCCAATCAAGACCAGATGGATAAGTTCAGTAAGATACAGAGATGGAGGCATAACTCTAACATTCGCTAAGGATCTGATCCCATACCTCACAGAACTTAGCTCAACTTTTACATCGTACAGACTAGAGAACATTACAAAGTTAACCTCCATTTATGCAATAAGACTCTATGAGATGCTCATACAATGGAGAAAAATAGGTAAAGTCGAGTTCTCTCTTGATGATTTTCGTGAGACTCTTGGAATTGAAAAAAAAGAATATCCAAGAATGTTTGATTTTAAGAAACACGTTTTAAATATCGCTATTCACCAAATAAATGAAAACACCGACATTAAGTGTAGATACTCTGAAGTAAAATCAGGAAGAAAAATTACAGGATTTGTTTTTCACTTTGGAAAGGACGCTCTAACTCAAATAGAGCTTGAAGATGTAATCGCTGATGCAAAAAAGGCATTGAACTAAAAAAACGAATCCTCAAATCCACTCCTAAGCCTTCCTAAAGCATTGGCCCTTGTATCCACTTGGGCCAAAATAAATCAAAAAATACTAATCACGAAATAATAAATCACTTCTCACCACCTCTTATCACTCTAAAAAAATAATTCATACATCACCATCTTCATTGCTCTCCCTAGAAAGCTCGCACCTCCTTCCGAAAAAAATAAATAATCGGTGCTAAATCTGACTAGATCTCTGTAACAACGTGAAAGAGGGCTAGTCAGATTTCGTGCCGAAACTTATTCAATTATTTTGAGTATATAGCGAGCTTTCTAGGGAGAGCAGTGGATGCAAAGGTGGGGCAGAGGTGTTGTAAATGTACACTAGCTGTTCGTTAGTTGTAACAACAGATGTGCTCTAGTTGTATCGCCAGCTGTACCATCAGTTGCGCTCTTAAATCGCTTCTAAGGCTTTTTTTTAAAAGCCACCTAGATATAAGGATATCCCACCATGAGATATTTCAGAAGCGAACTAGATAGCTTAAAAGATTTTTTTTCTTCTTTATTAAATTTAAAAGTTGGCCTGGTAAATCGCCTGCAAAACAATTTAGTTACCCTCGAATTCAATTATAGGTTTCATTTCAAAAGTAGGGAAGTGGGAGAATACTTACTTTGAATAACAAAGAATCTCCCTCAGGTAATCGTCTTTTGAAAAAGAGGGGAGTGACCAACTTACCGATTTCACTCTAAGATGTTTTGTAAAAAATCAAAGATTGGAAGTAGGGGAGGTAAGAGTTCCCAATTAAAGAACTTCCAAAGCTCTATTAGATTCAATAGGATTTCCAATATCAAACTCATTAAATATAAAACATTTGCCATTTTTCCTCCTCGATAATGGTTTCTTGATCACATAATAGGAAGACTTCGATCTTCACTTATTAAATGGATAATTCTTTTTTACATTTTTCTT
The Halobacteriovorax marinus SJ DNA segment above includes these coding regions:
- the repM gene encoding replication initiation protein RepM, with amino-acid sequence MNNNLVTKSNAVIQASYKLNLNEQRILLSCISQNDSRESLKENQELSLSAQDYSKLFGLELKHAYQEIRDASDNLFERHLWLTAKNGDPIKTRWISSVRYRDGGITLTFAKDLIPYLTELSSTFTSYRLENITKLTSIYAIRLYEMLIQWRKIGKVEFSLDDFRETLGIEKKEYPRMFDFKKHVLNIAIHQINENTDIKCRYSEVKSGRKITGFVFHFGKDALTQIELEDVIADAKKALN